One part of the Quercus lobata isolate SW786 chromosome 7, ValleyOak3.0 Primary Assembly, whole genome shotgun sequence genome encodes these proteins:
- the LOC115952634 gene encoding rop guanine nucleotide exchange factor 7, producing MDIDFNHQQERGTQQKQQHQQQLKLCLPLVRLRSFDNHKPSCILAYWVSKSLRNFYSKVRFSKGLCLKGLRFQYNGMVVNNSVFCDSAGVLEEEKAVMEVLIEKKEGIEDKNERCKKNGVEIETFADLIEEERRESSSSSDFLASEATGHEEQSHSSSESSSPPPSLGWPVPKAKVPGCTSTNVNADEEKPRLDERNLEKQGSAISEIELMKERFSKLLLGEDMSGCGNGVCTALAISNAITNLCATLFGQLWRLEPLSPEKKAMWRREMDWLLCVSDYIVELIPNWQTFPDGSKLEVMTCRPRSDLYVNLPALRKLDNMLLEILDSFVNTEFWYVDQGILAPDGDGSSSFRRALQRQEEKWWLPVPRVPPGGLHENSRKQLQHKRDCTNQILKAAMAINSITIADMEVPESYLEALPKNGRVSLGDIIYRYISSDQFSPECLLDCLDLSTEHQAIEIANRVEASIFVFRRRANSKPANNTTRSNSKSSWEMVKDLMVDAEKRELLAERAESLLLCLKQRFPGLPQTALDMSKIQYNKDVGKSILESYSRVLESLAFNIVARIDDLLYVDDLTKHSDQFSSLSKVGVIAHKSVPISFSVPISSTPYKSAFATPSFSPSQLVSPAKGERSPFITSSKIPHRGLGVKKVLTDYLSIDTKDYENPIEKSDTISNTIREVSASHTGIESAGCMRELVNPPAKDSILEK from the exons ATGGATATAGATTTCAACCACCAACAAGAAAGAGGaacccaacaaaaacaacaacatcaGCAGCAACTCAAGCTTTGTCTGCCCTTGGTGAGGCTCAGAAGCTTCGATAACCACAAGCCGTCCTGCATTTTGGCGTATTGGGTATCGAAATCTCTTCGAAATTTCTATAGCAAGGTTAGGTTCTCAAAAGGGCTTTGCTTGAAAGGGCTTCGGTTTCAGTACAATGGCATGGTGGTGAACAACTCTGTTTTTTGTGATTCGGCTGGGGTTCTTGAAGAAGAGAAAGCCGTAATGGAGGTTTTGATTGAAAAGAAGGAAGGCATTGAAGATAAAAATGAACGGTGTAAGAAAAATGGGGTTGAGATTGAAACATTTGCGGATTTGATTGAAGAAGAGCGCCGTGAGAGCAGTTCAAGCTCTGATTTTTTGGCATCTGAGGCGACAGGGCACGAGGAACAGAGTCACAGTAGCTCTGAGTCATCTTCACCACCACCTTCATTGGGTTGGCCAGTTCCGAAAGCAAAGGTACCAGGCTGCACCAGTACTAATGTTAATGCAGATGAAGAGAAACCCCGCTTGGACGAAAGGAATTTAGAGAAACAAGGTTCAGCAATATCAG AGATTGAGCTGATGAAGGAAaggttttcaaaattgttgctTGGAGAAGATATGTCCGGTTGTGGAAATGGGGTTTGCACAGCATTGGCTATTTCAAATGCTATTACTAATCTTTGTG CCACTCTATTTGGGCAACTTTGGAGGTTGGAACCTCTATCTCCTGAAAAGAAAGCAATGTGGCGAAGGGAGATGGATTGGCTTCTTTGTGTTAGTGATTACATTGTCGAACTGATACCTAATTGGCAGACATTTCCAGATGGAAGCAAACTTGAG GTAATGACTTGCAGACCCCGCTCAGATCTTTATGTTAATCTCCCTGCCCTACGTAAACTGGATAACATGCTTCTT GAAATATTAGATAGTTTTGTCAATACAGAGTTCTGGTATGTTGACCAAGGGATTTTGGCCCCAGACGGTGATGGATCATCCTCTTTCCGAAGAGCACTTCAGCGCCAAGAGGAGAAGTGGTGGTTGCCTGTGCCCCGAGTTCCCCCTGGTGGCCTCCATGAAAATTCAAGAAAGCAATTGCAACACAAACGCGATTGCACAAACCAGATATTAAAAGCTGCCATGGCAATCAACAGTATAACTATAGCAGATATGGAAGTCCCTGAATCATACTTGGAAGCTCTTCCAAAG AATGGAAGAGTCAGCTTGGGAGATATTATATATCGATATATTTCATCAGATCAGTTTTCTCCTGAATGTCTACTCGATTGCCTTGATTTATCAACTGAACATCAAGCTATAGAGATTGCCAACCGAGTGGAGGCCTCAATCTTTGTATTTCGCAGAAGAGCCAACTCAAAACCTGCCAATAATACAACCCGATCCAATTCGAAGTCATCATGGGAAATGGTTAAGGACTTGATGGTTGATGCAGAAAAAAGGGAATTGCTTGCAGAGAGAGCAGAAAGCCTACTGCTTTGCTTGAAGCAGAGATTTCCTGGTCTACCACAGACAGCCTTAGATATGAGCAAAATTCAATACAACAAG GATGTTGGGAAATCAATTCTGGAGAGCTACTCGAGAGTATTGGAGAGCCTGGCCTTTAATATCGTAGCACGGATTGATGATCTGCTATATGTGGACGACTTGACCAAGCATTCAGATCAATTCTCATCACTCTCTAAAGTTGGTGTGATTGCTCACAAGAGTGTTCCAATATCATTTTCGGTGCCCATCTCAAGCACTCCATATAAATCAGCTTTTGCCACGCCAAGCTTTTCACCATCACAGCTAGTTAGCCCAGCAAAGGGTGAAAGATCGCCATTCATAACTAGCAGCAAGATTCCACACCGCGGGTTAGGCGTGAAAAAGGTTCTGACAGATTATCTTAGTATTGATACAAAAGACTATGAGAATCCTATTGAGAAGTCAGATACAATATCAAACACAATAAGAGAAGTGTCAGCTTCTCATACTGGAATAGAGTCTGCTGGCTGTATGAGAGAACTAGTAAACCCACCAGCAAAGGACtcaattttggaaaaatga
- the LOC115951844 gene encoding uncharacterized protein LOC115951844: MNKEIANPYDVEEEEEDDHHHDEGNNDNEIGGSKSHSSVSNYNTKGKEKVGEKSNIKSYFAPRTKSGSQPSIRSSLASKKMVEKARMKFARWWYHANIPFHAAHSMYYQEVLDSVAAIGPGFKGPFYHDLREPLLQKHVGEMNDYLLDVKNDWKVYGCSIMSDGWTNQKRASIINFLVYCPKGTMFLKSLDVPGLTKDADTLFKLFDKVVQEVRPENVVQFITDNDASYKSARKKLMQKYGTFYWSPCAAHCIDLMLENFSDKRYFPIIDETIQNAQKITKFIYNHGKILALMRSDFTNGRDLIRPAITRFATEFLSLQCLTKFKKELRQMFTCDQWVESRYARDVMGKEVAAIVLEDREFWLQCQQIVKINEPLVRVLRLVDGDEKPSMGYLYEAMDKAKENIKARLKNKISTYIPFTSVIDVRWDKQLNSPLHAAGCYLNPEIFFRPSFKKQKDVTKGLLSTITRLVSDPDEQDILSSQIESYKKSLGDFGMPMEQFGNDTPELQKFAIRVLSQCCSATGCERAWSTFEFVHSKRRNRLEHKRLNDLVYVRYNLLLRERNIRRTKDYLDPISLDNIDLMEDWVVEESEFLLLTEEDVNWDSIEEPLAIMTLEDDNDDDDDDVVLDEEDGENDVVLTDANTHVYYGPDVNPFEGWE; the protein is encoded by the exons atgaataaagaaattGCAAATCCCTATGATgtagaggaggaggaggaggatgatCATCATCATGATGAAGGTAATAATGATAATGAGATAGGGGGTTCAAAGAGTCATTCATCAGTTAGTAATTATAACACTAAGGGGAAAGAAAAAGTTGGAGAAAAGTCAAACATTAAATCCTATTTTGCTCCAAGAACAAAATCTGGTTCTCAACCATCCATAAGGTCTTCTTTGGCCTCAAAGAAAATGGTTGAGAAGGCAAGAATGAAATTTGCAAGATGGTGGTACCATGCTAATATACCTTTCCATGCCGCTCACTCTATGTATTATCAAGAAGTTTTAGATAGTGTAGCAGCTATTGGGCCTGGTTTTAAGGGACCTTTTTATCATGACTTGAGGGAGCCTttattacaaaaacatgtgggTGAAATGAATGATTATCTCTTAGATGTGAAAAATGATTGGAAAGTTTATGGGTGTTCAATTATGTCAGATGGGTGGACAAATCAAAAGAGAGCttcaatcattaattttttagtgtATTGTCCTAAAGGTACCATGTTTCTTAAATCCCTTGATGTGCCAGGCCTAACAAAGGATGCAGATACATTGTTTAAGTTGTTTGATAAAGTTGTTCAAGAAGTTAGGCCTGAGAACGTTGTGCAGTTCATTACAGATAATGATGCTTCTTACAAGTCTGCAAGAAAGAAGCTAATGCAGAAATATGGGACATTCTATTGGTCTCCTTGTGCAGCCCATTGCATTGATTTAATGTTGGAAAATTTTTCTGATAAAAGATATTTTCCTATCATTGATGAAACCATTCAAAATGCTCAAAAGATTACCAAATTCATATACAACCATGGCAAGATTTTAGCTTTGATGAGAAGCGACTTCACTAATGGTAGGGATTTGATTCGTCCAGCCATCACAAGGTTTGCAACTGAGTTTTTAAGTCTTCAATGCTTGACTAAGTTCAAGAAAGAACTTAGGCAAATGTTTACTTGTGATCAATGGGTCGAATCTCGATATGCTAGGGATGTCATGGGAAAGGAGGTGGCTGCAATTGTTTTGGAAGATAGAGAGTTTTGGTTACAATGTCAACAAATAGTGAAGATTAATGAGCCTTTGGTTAGAGTACTACGTCTTGTAGATGGGGATGAAAAACCATCAATGGGATACTTGTATGAGGCAATGGATAAAGCAAAGGAGAATATAAAAGCAAGGttgaagaataaaatttctacaTATATACCATTTACTAGTGTCATTGATGTTAGATGGGATAAACAACTCAATAGTCCATTGCATGCAGCAGGTTGTTATCTTAACCCTGAAATCTTCTTTAGGCCGTCATTTAAGAAGCAAAAAGATGTTACAAAAGGCCTACTTAGTACCATTACAAGGTTGGTTTCTGATCCTGATGAGCAAGATATTCTTAGTTCTCAAATTGAATCATACAAAAAGTCTTTAGGTGACTTTGGAATGCCTATG GAGCAATTTGGAAATGACACTCCGGAATTACAAAAGTTTGCAATTCGAGTGCTAAGTCAGTGTTGTAGTGCAACTGGTTGTGAAAGAGCTTGGAGCACATTTGAGTTTGTCCATTCCAAGAGGAGAAATAGGCTTGAGCATAAACGTTTGAATGACTTGGTGTATGTTCGGTATAATCTGTTGTTACGAGAAAG GAACATTAGAAGGACAAAGGATTACTTGGATCCTATAAGCCTTGATAATATTGATTTAATGGAGGATTGGGTAGTTGAGGAATCTGAATTTTTGTTACTAACTGAGGAAGATGTGAATTGGGATAGCATTGAAGAACCATTAGCAATAATGACTTTAgaagatgataatgatgatgatgatgatgatgttgttcTTGATGAGGAAGATGGTGAAAATGATGTTGTGTTGACAGATGCTAATACTCATGTGTATTATGGTCCTGATGTAAATCCTTTTGAAGGATGGGAGTAG
- the LOC115952636 gene encoding putative lipid-transfer protein DIR1 — protein MAAPMKFICLLGLLVLVSMAGLEKVDGASACGKSTPDNEAMKLAPCATAAQDVNAAVPDSCCQQVKIIGQTPACLCAVMLSNTAKSSGIKPEIAITIPKRCNIANRPVGYKCGSYTVP, from the exons ATGGCAGCTCCAATGAAGTTCATTTGCCTTCTGGGCTTGCTTGTGCTTGTCAGCATGGCTGGTCTGGAAAAGGTTGATGGGGCAAGCGCATGTGGAAAATCTACTCCAGACAATGAGGCTATGAAACTTGCTCCTTGTGCAACTGCGGCACAAGATGTGAACGCAGCTGTTCCTGACAGTTGCTGCCAACAGGTGAAGATCATAGGCCAAACCCCGGCTTGTCTATGTGCGGTCATGCTTTCTAACACTGCCAAAAGCTCAGGAATCAAGCCTGAGATTGCTATCACCATCCCCAAGCGCTGCAACATTGCTAATCGACCAGTGGGATACAAATGTGGAT CATACACAGTGCCTTAA
- the LOC115952635 gene encoding uncharacterized protein LOC115952635, with amino-acid sequence MEGSKKTASSTSLTSELFGSKDSSSSSGIFGSIFAPSTKVLGREYLHSEMNGRKQDLPNEPWHAKPSPGQYESPKGGDNESQNMPNKDMSPIYQEQRVQNNCSLSSSILYGGQDICTHLQTTPSSVYKKDGGEDDSGSASRGNWWQGSLYY; translated from the exons ATGGAAGGGAGTAAGAAAACGGCGTCGTCTACATCCTTGACTTCTGAGCTTTTTGGGTCCAAAGATTCGTCTTCTTCATCTGGGATTTTTGGGTCTATCTTTGCGCCTTCAACAAAG GTGTTAGGCAGAGAGTATCTGCACTCTGAGATGAATGGGAGAAAGCAAGATCTGCCAAATGAGCCATGGCATGCAAAACCTTCCCCTGGTCAAT ATGAAAGCCCAAAAGGCGGTGACAACGAAAGTCAGAACATGCCAAACAAAGACATGAGCCCCATTTATCAGGAGCAAAGAGTACAGAACAACTGTTCTCTAAGTTCATCAATCTTATATGGTGGTCAAGACATCTGTACTCATCTTCAGACTACCCCAAGTTCAGTG TATAAGAAAGATGGGGGAGAAGATGATTCAGGGAGTGCTTCAAGGGGAAACTGGTGGCAAG GGTCTCTCTATTATTAA